In Phlebotomus papatasi isolate M1 chromosome 1, Ppap_2.1, whole genome shotgun sequence, the following proteins share a genomic window:
- the LOC129798807 gene encoding juvenile hormone esterase-like isoform X1 encodes MKVLIFICLAIIHGSYCVDKYVWVSCNNGYVKGKVVPGNENSYEAFYSIPYAKPPVGPLRFSSPVPCDPWEKAYDATYPRSECLQKVYYGAYSYIKGDEDCLYLSVYRPCNRKPYEKLPVIVYFGFGAFATDYTSPDNLSPDYFMDTERVIVVVVQSRLGVFGYLSSGDTHCSGNFGLKDQRLALQWVNANIGAFQGDCDCVTLMGAGSGATAAVYHWLNHDTSKLFQKVILKSGDVLASWALLEHPYKQFLLHAESIGVQYPEKLSTLELTEKLRKADAKLLLRAYDELDFWRVDEFAYYRPVVEAKSDEAYVTKDPRKAWETGCFEPKALYVTFTQNDGNVRAGLLFNEQQRSDFNLNVDKHLADILDLDPKYIRSVKDYYFYSELCQITDENLWTFLEVSFHFSRYQYSIKNNILLQMFTTRLFHQSLYNTVKCYVHNVDTQKYPISIDKFNFNGPCHFTKVFTGYDVNLGPGFCDDLLYLFRFPSHFPDFDYKSVDYQMKNIYVDTHINFAVTGWPNQWFDLNVCDEYYFEKYGFCDFQIYGNQTQVVYKDVYSQASVEPSNYYEIDQVSFWNQFSSHH; translated from the exons ATGAAAGTGTTGATCTTTATTTGTCTTGCAATAATCCACGGATCATACTGTGTAGATAAGTATGTGTGGGTTTCTTGCAATAATGGCTACGTCAAAGGGAAAGTCGTTCCTGGAAATGAGAACTCCTATGAGGCGTTCTATAGTATACCATATGCTAAGCCACCTGTTGGGCCTCTGAGATTTAGCAGTCCTGTTCCTTGTGATCCATGGGAAAAGGCTTATGATGCCACGTATCCACGTAGTGAGTGCCTCCAGAAAGTCTATTATGGAGCCTATTCATATATCAAAGGTGACGAAGACTGCCTCTACCTGAGTGTATATCGACCATGCAACAGAAAACCCTATGAAAAACTTCCAGTTATTGTCTACTTTGGTTTTGGTGCATTCGCAACTGACTACACAAGTCCTGACAATCTCTCACCAGACTACTTCATGGATACCGAAAGAGTAATAGTTGTTGTTGTACAAAGTCGTCTTGGTGTCTTTGGCTACTTGAGCTCAGGCGACACGCATTGTTCAGGAAATTTTGGTCTTAAGGATCAAAGATTGGCCCTTCAGTGGGTCAATGCCAATATAGGAGCCTTCCAAGGTGACTGTGACTGTGTAACACTTATGGGAGCTGGTTCAGGTGCTACTGCTGCAGTTTATCACTGGCTCAATCATGACACCTCAA AACTTTTCCAGAAGGTAATCCTCAAGAGCGGTGATGTTCTCGCATCGTGGGCACTCCTTGAACACCCCTACAAACAATTTTTACTTCATGCCGAATCGATTGGAGTTCAATATCCAGAAAAACTCTCTACTCTTGAACTCACTGAAAAACTCCGAAAAGCTGATGCAAAACTTCTTCTGAGAGCATATGATGAGCTCGACTTCTGGCGAGTTGATGAGTTTGCGTACTACCGACCAGTTGTTGAGGCTAAAAGTGATGAAGCGTACGTTACGAAAGATCCAAGAAAAGCATGGGAAACTGGATGTTTTGAACCAAAGGCACTATATGTCACCTTCACTCAGAACGATGGAAATGTTAGAGCTGGACTTCTTTTTAATGAGCAACAAAGATCTGACTTCAATCTCAATGTTGATAAACATCTTGCAGATATTCTTGATCTTGATCCAAAGTACATTCGATCCGTCAAGGATTACTACTTCTATAGTGAACTATGTCAAATTACAGATGAGAATTTATGGACATTTTTGGAAGTAAGTTTTCATTTCTCAAGATATCAATATTCTAttaaaaacaacattttattACAGATGTTCACAACAAGACTTTTCCACCAATCTCTGTATAACACAGTCAAATGCTACGTTCACAACGTTGATACTCAAAAGTATCCAATATCTATCGATAAATTCAACTTTAACGGACCCTGCCACTTCACTAAAGTCTTCACAGGTTACGACGTAAATCTCGGTCCAGGATTCTGCGATGATCTCCTCTATCTCTTCAGATTCCCATCCCACTTCCCAGATTTTGATTACAAATCCgttgattatcaaatgaaaaaCATTTATGTGGATACACATATTAACTTTGCCGTAACTGGTTGGCCTAATCAATGGTTTGATTTGAATGTTTGCGATGAATACTACTTTGAGAAATACGGCTTCTGCGACttccaaatatatggaaatcaAACTCAAGTTGTTTATAAAGATGTGTACAGCCAAGCATCTGTCGAACCATCTAATTACTACGAAATTGATCAAGTTTCCTTTTGGAACCAGTTTTCATCACATCATTAA
- the LOC129798809 gene encoding juvenile hormone esterase-like isoform X2: MKVLIFICLAIIHGSYCVDDYVSVSCNYGYVKGKVVHGNEKPYEAFYSIPYAKPPVGPLRFSNPVPCDSWKNAYDATYPRSECLQKIYYGNTPYVKGDEDCLYLSVYRPCNRKPHEKLPVIVYFGFGAFTNSYTSPENLSPDYFMDTERVIVVVVQSRLGPFGYLSSGDTHCLGNFGLKDQRLALQWVSDNIEAFQGDCDCVTLMGAGSGAISAVYHWLNDDTSQFFQKIILKSGNFLYHGAVLEDPYEQFLDHAKLIGVQYPEKLSTLELTEKLRKADAKLLLSATDMLPYWKKFEYYRLVVEANCNEAYVTKDPRTAWVSGHFEPKPLYVTFTQNDGNVRAGVLLDKHLRKHFNLNVEKNLPDALDIDPKNFPDVKHFYFKDGDCKITDYNIWTYLDIFTTRYFEQSLYNTVKCYVRNVNTQKYPLSIDKFNFNGPCHFTKVFTGYDVNLGTGFSDDLLYLFRFPSLFTDFDYKSVDYQVKNIYVDTHINFAVTGWPNQWSHLATCDNLYFEKYGFCEYQEFGNQTQYVNRVLHNQATVEPSNYFELDQVNLWNQLTSHN, translated from the exons ATGAAAGTGTTGATCTTTATTTGTCTCGCAATAATCCACGGATCATACTGTGTGGATGATTATGTGTCAGTTTCTTGCAATTATGGTTACGTCAAAGGGAAAGTCGTTCATGGAAATGAGAAGCCTTATGAAGCGTTCTATAGTATACCATATGCTAAGCCACCTGTTGGGCCTCTGAGGTTCAGCAATCCTGTCCCTTGCGATTCGTGGAAAAATGCCTATGACGCCACGTATCCACGTAGTGAGTGCCTTCAGAAAATCTACTATGGAAATACACCTTACGTCAAAGGTGACGAAGACTGCCTCTACCTGAGTGTATATCGACCATGCAACAGAAAACCCCATGAAAAACTTCCAGTTATTGTCTATTTTGGTTTCGGTGCATTCACTAATTCTTACACGAGTCCCGAGAATCTCTCACCAGACTACTTCATGGATACCGAAAGAGTAATAGTTGTTGTTGTTCAAAGTCGTCTTGGTCCCTTCGGGTACCTGAGTTCAGGCGATACACATTGTTTAGGAAATTTTGGCCTCAAGGATCAAAGACTAGCTCTTCAGTGGGTCAGTGACAATATTGAAGCATTCCAAGGCGATTGTGACTGTGTAACACTTATGGGAGCTGGTTCAGGTGCTATTTCTGCTGTTTATCACTGGCTCAATGACGATACCTCAC aattcttccaaaaaataATCCTCAAGAGTGGCAATTTTCTTTATCATGGAGCTGTCCTTGAAGACCCCTACGAACAATTCCTTGATCATGCCAAATTGATTGGAGTGCAATATCCTGAGAAGCTCTCTACACTTGAACTCACTGAAAAACTCCGAAAAGCTGATGCAAAACTTCTCCTGAGTGCTACTGATATGTTACCATATTGGAAAAAATTCGAATACTATCGACTAGTTGTTGAAGCAAACTGCAACGAAGCGTACGTTACGAAAGATCCAAGAACAGCCTGGGTGTCAGGACATTTTGAGCCGAAGCCACTATATGTCACCTTTACCCAGAATGATGGAAATGTGAGAGCTGGAGTTCTTCTCGATAAGCACCTCAGGAAGCATTTCAATTTGAATGTTGAGAAAAATCTTCCTGATGCTCTTGACATTGATCCCAAAAACTTTCCTGACGTAAAACACTTCTACTTCAAGGACGGAGATTGTAAAATCACAGATTACAATATCTGGACATATTTGGAT ATATTCACAACCAGATATTTCGAGCAGTCTCTGTACAACACAGTCAAGTGCTACGTTCGTAACGTTAATACCCAAAAATATCCACTATCAATCGATAAATTCAACTTTAACGGACCCTGTCACTTCACTAAAGTCTTCACAGGTTACGACGTGAATCTCGGTACGGGATTCAGCGATGATCTTCTTTATCTCTTTAGATTCCCATCGCTGTTTACGGATTTTGACTACAAATCCGTTGATTACCAAGTGAAGAACATTTACGTGGATACACATATCAACTTTGCCGTAACTGGTTGGCCTAACCAATGGTCACATCTGGCTACATGTGATAACCTATATTTCGAGAAATATGGCTTCTGCGAGTATCAAGAGTTTGGCAATCAAACTCAATATGTCAACAGAGTTTTGCACAATCAAGCGACCGTCGAACCATCTAACTACTTCGAATTGGATCAAGTCAATCTTTGGAATCAGCTTACTTCTCACAATTAA
- the LOC129798807 gene encoding juvenile hormone esterase-like isoform X2, translating to MKVLIFICLAIIHGSYCVDKYVWVSCNNGYVKGKVVPGNENSYEAFYSIPYAKPPVGPLRFSSPVPCDPWEKAYDATYPRSECLQKVYYGAYSYIKGDEDCLYLSVYRPCNRKPYEKLPVIVYFGFGAFATDYTSPDNLSPDYFMDTERVIVVVVQSRLGVFGYLSSGDTHCSGNFGLKDQRLALQWVNANIGAFQGDCDCVTLMGAGSGATAAVYHWLNHDTSKLFQKVILKSGDVLASWALLEHPYKQFLLHAESIGVQYPEKLSTLELTEKLRKADAKLLLRAYDELDFWRVDEFAYYRPVVEAKSDEAYVTKDPRKAWETGCFEPKALYVTFTQNDGNVRAGLLFNEQQRSDFNLNVDKHLADILDLDPKYIRSVKDYYFYSELCQITDENLWTFLEMFTTRLFHQSLYNTVKCYVHNVDTQKYPISIDKFNFNGPCHFTKVFTGYDVNLGPGFCDDLLYLFRFPSHFPDFDYKSVDYQMKNIYVDTHINFAVTGWPNQWFDLNVCDEYYFEKYGFCDFQIYGNQTQVVYKDVYSQASVEPSNYYEIDQVSFWNQFSSHH from the exons ATGAAAGTGTTGATCTTTATTTGTCTTGCAATAATCCACGGATCATACTGTGTAGATAAGTATGTGTGGGTTTCTTGCAATAATGGCTACGTCAAAGGGAAAGTCGTTCCTGGAAATGAGAACTCCTATGAGGCGTTCTATAGTATACCATATGCTAAGCCACCTGTTGGGCCTCTGAGATTTAGCAGTCCTGTTCCTTGTGATCCATGGGAAAAGGCTTATGATGCCACGTATCCACGTAGTGAGTGCCTCCAGAAAGTCTATTATGGAGCCTATTCATATATCAAAGGTGACGAAGACTGCCTCTACCTGAGTGTATATCGACCATGCAACAGAAAACCCTATGAAAAACTTCCAGTTATTGTCTACTTTGGTTTTGGTGCATTCGCAACTGACTACACAAGTCCTGACAATCTCTCACCAGACTACTTCATGGATACCGAAAGAGTAATAGTTGTTGTTGTACAAAGTCGTCTTGGTGTCTTTGGCTACTTGAGCTCAGGCGACACGCATTGTTCAGGAAATTTTGGTCTTAAGGATCAAAGATTGGCCCTTCAGTGGGTCAATGCCAATATAGGAGCCTTCCAAGGTGACTGTGACTGTGTAACACTTATGGGAGCTGGTTCAGGTGCTACTGCTGCAGTTTATCACTGGCTCAATCATGACACCTCAA AACTTTTCCAGAAGGTAATCCTCAAGAGCGGTGATGTTCTCGCATCGTGGGCACTCCTTGAACACCCCTACAAACAATTTTTACTTCATGCCGAATCGATTGGAGTTCAATATCCAGAAAAACTCTCTACTCTTGAACTCACTGAAAAACTCCGAAAAGCTGATGCAAAACTTCTTCTGAGAGCATATGATGAGCTCGACTTCTGGCGAGTTGATGAGTTTGCGTACTACCGACCAGTTGTTGAGGCTAAAAGTGATGAAGCGTACGTTACGAAAGATCCAAGAAAAGCATGGGAAACTGGATGTTTTGAACCAAAGGCACTATATGTCACCTTCACTCAGAACGATGGAAATGTTAGAGCTGGACTTCTTTTTAATGAGCAACAAAGATCTGACTTCAATCTCAATGTTGATAAACATCTTGCAGATATTCTTGATCTTGATCCAAAGTACATTCGATCCGTCAAGGATTACTACTTCTATAGTGAACTATGTCAAATTACAGATGAGAATTTATGGACATTTTTGGAA ATGTTCACAACAAGACTTTTCCACCAATCTCTGTATAACACAGTCAAATGCTACGTTCACAACGTTGATACTCAAAAGTATCCAATATCTATCGATAAATTCAACTTTAACGGACCCTGCCACTTCACTAAAGTCTTCACAGGTTACGACGTAAATCTCGGTCCAGGATTCTGCGATGATCTCCTCTATCTCTTCAGATTCCCATCCCACTTCCCAGATTTTGATTACAAATCCgttgattatcaaatgaaaaaCATTTATGTGGATACACATATTAACTTTGCCGTAACTGGTTGGCCTAATCAATGGTTTGATTTGAATGTTTGCGATGAATACTACTTTGAGAAATACGGCTTCTGCGACttccaaatatatggaaatcaAACTCAAGTTGTTTATAAAGATGTGTACAGCCAAGCATCTGTCGAACCATCTAATTACTACGAAATTGATCAAGTTTCCTTTTGGAACCAGTTTTCATCACATCATTAA